From Pseudochaenichthys georgianus chromosome 15, fPseGeo1.2, whole genome shotgun sequence:
TTTATAAACATATATGTTATCTTTTTTGCAGCTTGATGCCAAGAAAAGTCCCTTGGCTCTGCTGGCGCAGACCTGCTCTCAGATCGGCAAACCGGACCCACCCGCCTCCTCCAAATTATCATCCGTAACAAATGGATCTAGTGAGAAGGAATCTAAATCCGGTCCTTTGAAAATGAGTGACATCGGTGTGGATGACAAATCTAGCTTCAAACCTTATTCTAAGCCTTCAGATAAGAAGGACTCGTCTTCAGGCGTCTCAAGCGGAGAGAAGTCTGGTTTCCGAGTGCCGAGCGCCACCTGTCAGCCGTTCACTCCGCGGACAGGCAGCCCCAACTCCAGCACTTCTGCCTCTCCCATGCCATCGGATGGGAAATGTGGTGACAGGGATGACAAGAAAGAGTCTGATTGTAATAAAAATGGCTCTACGGACGGGTCTGGCACCACCAGCCACAGCAGGATAAGCGTGAGTTGTGGTGGAATTAACGTGGAGGTCAACCAACACCAGGAGACGACGCCTGGCACTAAAAGCTCCTCCTCGGACTCCTCATCTGTAACTTCTGTATCCTCCGCCTCAGTTCTCGGGTCAGGGCTTGTGGCGCCGGTTTCTCCTTACAAACACGGGCAGACAGTTTTCCCTTTGCCTCCTGCTGGTATGGGCTATCCCGGTAGTTTGGCTGGGGCCTACGCTGGTTACCCTCAACATTTCCTGTCCCACGGAGGGAGCTTGGTAAATGCACAGCTGGCCAGTTCACTGGGCTGCAGTAAGGCTGGATCCAGCCCTCACGCTGGGGCTTCTCCCCCGTCCATCATGTCAGCCAGCCTTTGCAGAGACCCTTACTGCCTCAGTTACCATTGTGCCAGTCACTTAGCGGGCGCAGCCAGTGCTTCCTGCACGCACGAGTCTGCAGCAGCAGCCGCGGCTAACGCCATGAAAAACAGCTACCAACTAATGTACCCGACGCACCCCATGCATGGCGTTCACACCTCTGCGCCACAATTTAGCGGACACCCTCTGTACCCATATGGGTTCATGCTCCCCAATGACCCTCTCCCCCATATTTGTAACTGGGTGTCGGCAAATGGACCGTGCGATAAGCGTTTCTCCTCCTCCGAAGAGCTCCTGAATCATCTGAGGACTCACACTGCTTTTACTGGAGCAGAGAAGTTGATATCTGGTTATCCCGGTTCTTCTTCACTGGCCAGCGCTGCAGCAGCGGCCATGGCCTGCCATATGCACATGCCACAGTCAGGTCCCCCCGGGAGCCCCGGAACTTTGGCTCTAAGGAGCCCGCATCACGCGCTAGGACTCAGCAGCCGCTACCATCCGTATTCCAAAAGCCCCCTGCCCCACGGTGGCCCTGTTCCCGTCCCTGCTGCCACCGGCCCTTACTACTCCCCTTATGCACTGTACGGCCAGAGACTCACCACAGCATCAGCGCTTGGATACCAGTGAGAGGGAAAAAGGACGTAAAAAGTTTATAGAACTAAGAATGCAAATATAAAGACTTTTATATTAACAGTGCTAAACTTATGGGCGGGATCCGTGGACTTCACCTGTATGTATTTATATGTCTGCTTGAAAGCAGGCGATAATAGCTGCAAATTTAAAATATTTGAGCAACTCAAAAAGTGCATTATGTTGAAACTGAACACTATAGGTCAAATGAAAACACACGTTGTACTAATTAAAGTAGGGGTCTTCATTTCGATGTTAATTTGAAATTGCTATGATTGTATTTGTTCTTATTTAATGTCTCAttgagaagaaaataatttaCATGCATGTTTGTTTCTTAAATTTCAGAAATTGTCCACATTTTAAATTACCGTTATTTTTCAGGTGTACACCTCGGAAAGAGAATTGgtattttttgtatgtattctgGAAAAATAAGAAACAATTCTGTTCCATATCTTCGTGTGCCTCATTTTCTGAAGTATTAACATCATATTGTGTACATTTATATTTGGATTTATATTCCACTGACAATTCTGAAAATGGTTCTGGCTACTTAATGGGGTTCAAAAAACCTTATTGATCATATCCGCAACATGGCCGATTTTCCTGGTTGTCATATACTTTCAAAAACAAATTAATGTTTATCATAATTTTGGACAATTTGCTGATATAGCCTAATGTGCATCTTTATTCTTTCCATTATATCAGTTTATATGCCAAATAACTACGAAGCTTTAAACAGTTACTTTTACCAGAGCACGTGTTTTAAAGtttaaatggtgtgtgtgtgtgtgtgtgtgtgtgtgtgtgtgtgtgtgtgtgtgtgtgtgtgtgtgtgtgtgtgtgtgtgtgtgtgtgtgtgtgtgtgtgtgtgtgtgtgtgtgtgtgtgtgtgtgtgtgtgtgtgtgtgtgtgtgtatatatatatatatatatatatatatatatatatatatagagttaAACGTGCTTCATAAAGTTAATTTGTATAAGAGAATTTAGTTTTCTGGTGGTAAATCTCCTTAATTAGTTGTTAAAGATTTTATTTAACAGGTGTCGTAGGTTTATTTGCTAAGTAAAACTTGTGAAGTAGGCTATACGCCAGGAAAAAGACAGCAGTTTTTTCTGTGGTCTAAAAATACGAAGCACAGCTAATTGTTTTACATTTgtaagaaaaaaaaattaaaaagaaaagaaggaCAAGGACTTGAGTAATTTGCTGGCTCTCAGGTTTGGTGAACTAGCATTTTAACAAGCGTCTTCAACCAATCTGTCTTTATTTAGGATACAACTGTGGGCTGAGAACAAGCCTCTGGTAATCTATCAGGGTGACATTTAACGTGGAGGCCATTCACTGGTTTATATATAATTTGTATtggatgtttttttttcattacCAGGAACAGTATGATATTTTTTAATTTGCATTTGATAATCTCACCCACCTGTAAATCTAATGTACACAGCACTACATTTGCTATTAAAAAAGGATCTTGtggaaagcaatgggattttcaTGAAGGTACAAACACCAACAAATCGTGATTTGATTTTGCAAAAACCATGCACATATTAAAGTTATAAATATATGaacaatttaaattaaatatacgtagcctattttatttttaaattgctcaTATAACGTCAATTGCACACAGCACGTTCCGTTTGTGCAGTTTTTTGTGAAGAAAAACCAGCTCCATAGATGAGCTTGTTGAATATACAGTCATATATCAAAAACCTCTCATTTGAAAATCGGTGCATGTAAATAAGTCACACAGCCACATTCATTAGCTACCCATAGGCCTAGTGTATGACATTAAATCAACATGGTGACAAAAAGGGCCTGTATATATCATAAGTATATATGTTCCTATATCTTCGACTCTTTAAAACAATTAACTTTGTGTTTCGGCTCTTTTGAGTATTATTTTAGACCCAGCTGTGTTATAGCCT
This genomic window contains:
- the znf503 gene encoding zinc finger protein 503, encoding MITSPSASVLKNSGICVVWESSSSRNSSSSSINKPFLHSAPPSHPLRQANRLPIKVLKMLSARSGHILHPEYLQPLPSTPISPIELDAKKSPLALLAQTCSQIGKPDPPASSKLSSVTNGSSEKESKSGPLKMSDIGVDDKSSFKPYSKPSDKKDSSSGVSSGEKSGFRVPSATCQPFTPRTGSPNSSTSASPMPSDGKCGDRDDKKESDCNKNGSTDGSGTTSHSRISVSCGGINVEVNQHQETTPGTKSSSSDSSSVTSVSSASVLGSGLVAPVSPYKHGQTVFPLPPAGMGYPGSLAGAYAGYPQHFLSHGGSLVNAQLASSLGCSKAGSSPHAGASPPSIMSASLCRDPYCLSYHCASHLAGAASASCTHESAAAAAANAMKNSYQLMYPTHPMHGVHTSAPQFSGHPLYPYGFMLPNDPLPHICNWVSANGPCDKRFSSSEELLNHLRTHTAFTGAEKLISGYPGSSSLASAAAAAMACHMHMPQSGPPGSPGTLALRSPHHALGLSSRYHPYSKSPLPHGGPVPVPAATGPYYSPYALYGQRLTTASALGYQ